One window of Streptomyces sp. SUK 48 genomic DNA carries:
- a CDS encoding glycerophosphodiester phosphodiesterase: MGTERTTETQPQTQATGRRALLGAAMLGAGGAVLGLSGTARAAEAPAARRTARGLKGLPVPAIVGHRGASGYRPEHTFGSYELALDLGADIVEAGDLCPTKDGHLVCRHEPEIGGTTDVADHPEFAARKTTKVLDGVPTTGWFTEDFTLAELKTLRAIERIPANRPHNTLYNGRWEIPTFEEVLKWQDEQTRKRGKQVWIYPETKHPTYFRKLGLALEERVAKLLRRHGKDTRNSPVILQSFEPTSIQRLNRLVDNPLVVLLSTADSRPFDFVEAGDPRTVADLITPKGLREIAGYAQGIGPTLDLVIPKKADGSLGEPSTLVSDAHRVGLILHPYTMRNENPFLPAEFRKGGAADGYGDPFGAFKAYFATGIDGVFTDNADTGVLARADFLG, from the coding sequence ATGGGAACCGAGCGTACGACCGAGACGCAGCCACAGACGCAGGCCACGGGACGGCGGGCGCTCCTCGGCGCCGCGATGCTGGGCGCGGGCGGCGCGGTCCTCGGACTGTCCGGCACCGCCCGGGCCGCCGAGGCCCCGGCGGCGAGGCGTACCGCGCGCGGGCTCAAGGGCCTGCCGGTGCCGGCCATCGTCGGCCACCGCGGCGCCAGCGGCTACCGGCCCGAACACACCTTCGGCTCCTACGAGCTGGCCCTCGACCTCGGCGCCGACATCGTGGAGGCCGGCGACCTGTGCCCCACCAAGGACGGCCATCTGGTGTGCCGGCACGAACCGGAGATCGGCGGCACCACCGATGTCGCGGACCACCCCGAGTTCGCCGCCCGCAAGACCACCAAGGTGCTCGACGGCGTCCCCACCACCGGCTGGTTCACCGAGGACTTCACCCTCGCCGAGCTGAAGACGCTGCGCGCGATCGAGCGCATCCCGGCCAACCGGCCGCACAACACCCTCTACAACGGCCGCTGGGAGATCCCCACCTTCGAGGAAGTCCTGAAGTGGCAGGACGAGCAGACCCGCAAGCGCGGCAAGCAGGTCTGGATCTACCCGGAGACCAAGCACCCCACCTACTTCCGCAAGCTGGGCCTCGCCCTGGAGGAGCGGGTGGCCAAGCTGCTGCGCAGGCACGGCAAGGACACCCGCAACTCCCCGGTGATCCTCCAGTCGTTCGAGCCCACCAGCATCCAGAGGCTGAACCGGCTGGTCGACAACCCGCTCGTGGTGCTGCTGTCCACGGCCGACAGCCGCCCCTTCGACTTCGTGGAGGCGGGCGACCCGCGCACGGTCGCCGACCTGATCACCCCCAAGGGCCTGCGGGAGATCGCCGGTTACGCCCAGGGCATCGGCCCCACCCTGGACCTCGTCATCCCCAAGAAGGCGGACGGCTCCCTCGGCGAGCCCTCCACCCTGGTCTCCGACGCGCACCGGGTCGGCCTGATCCTGCACCCCTACACGATGCGCAACGAGAACCCCTTCCTGCCCGCCGAGTTCCGCAAGGGCGGCGCGGCCGACGGCTACGGCGACCCCTTCGGCGCCTTCAAGGCGTACTTCGCGACCGGCATCGACGGCGTCTTCACGGACAACGCCGACACCGGCGTCCTGGCCCGCGCCGACTTCCTGGGCTGA
- a CDS encoding lysophospholipid acyltransferase family protein, with amino-acid sequence MCVGGGAASNVLTCTDPYRTDSYRPLTSEDPLSRFRLIKAVLGPIMRLMFRPQVEGAENIPGDGPVILAGNHLTFIDSIVLPVVTKRQVLFIGKDEYVTGKGFKGRLMAWFFTGVGMIPVDRDGANGGVAALMTGRRVLEEGKVFGIYPEGTRSPDGRLYRGRTGIARLTLMTGAPVVPFAMIGTDKLQPGGNGMPRPGKVTVRFGPAMEFSRYDGMDRDRYVLRAVTDSVMTEVMRLSGQEYVDMYATKAKAA; translated from the coding sequence ATGTGCGTCGGCGGCGGAGCCGCGAGTAATGTCCTCACCTGCACAGACCCATATCGCACAGATTCATATCGCCCCCTGACATCGGAGGACCCGTTGTCCCGCTTCCGCCTCATCAAGGCAGTGCTCGGCCCGATCATGCGCCTGATGTTCCGCCCACAGGTGGAGGGCGCGGAGAACATCCCGGGGGACGGCCCGGTGATTCTGGCCGGAAACCACCTCACCTTCATCGACTCGATCGTGCTCCCGGTCGTCACGAAGCGTCAGGTGCTCTTCATCGGCAAGGACGAGTACGTCACCGGCAAGGGCTTCAAGGGCCGGCTGATGGCGTGGTTCTTCACCGGCGTCGGCATGATCCCGGTGGACCGGGACGGCGCCAACGGCGGTGTGGCGGCGCTGATGACGGGCCGCCGGGTCCTGGAGGAGGGCAAGGTCTTCGGGATCTACCCGGAGGGCACCCGCTCCCCCGACGGCCGTCTGTACCGGGGGCGTACGGGCATCGCCCGGCTGACCCTGATGACCGGCGCGCCGGTGGTGCCGTTCGCGATGATCGGCACCGACAAGCTCCAGCCCGGCGGCAACGGCATGCCGCGGCCCGGCAAGGTCACCGTGCGGTTCGGCCCGGCGATGGAGTTCTCCCGCTACGACGGCATGGACCGCGACCGCTATGTGCTGCGCGCCGTCACCGACTCCGTGATGACCGAGGTCATGCGGCTGTCCGGGCAGGAGTACGTCGACATGTACGCCACCAAGGCGAAGGCCGCCTGA
- a CDS encoding ATP-binding cassette domain-containing protein, with protein sequence MITTSGLTKVYRSRGRDVTALDGVDLHVREGEVYGVIGQSGAGKSSLIRCVNLLERPTSGTVTVAGQDLTALAGRGPRAGRELRQARSRVGMVFQHFNLLSSRTVQDNIELPLEILGTSGKERSRKALELLDLVGLADKARSYPAQLSGGQKQRVGIARALAGDPKVLLSDEATSALDPETTRSILQLLRDLNRQLGLTVLLITHEMDVVKSICDSAALMERGRIVESGTVSELLATPGSQLAAALFPVSGERTGTERTVVDVTFHGEAATQPVISQLSRTYNIDISILGAAIDTVGGLQIGRMRIELPGRYEDNVVPIGFLREQGLQIDVVGQEAALVKEGAK encoded by the coding sequence GTGATCACCACATCGGGCCTGACCAAGGTCTACCGCTCCCGCGGCCGCGATGTCACCGCCCTCGACGGCGTCGATCTCCACGTCCGCGAGGGCGAGGTCTACGGCGTCATCGGCCAGTCCGGCGCCGGCAAGTCCTCGCTCATCCGCTGCGTCAACCTGCTGGAGCGCCCCACCTCCGGCACGGTGACCGTCGCCGGGCAGGACCTCACCGCCCTGGCCGGCCGCGGCCCGCGCGCGGGCCGGGAACTGCGCCAGGCGCGCAGCCGGGTCGGCATGGTCTTCCAGCACTTCAACCTGCTGTCCTCGCGGACCGTGCAGGACAACATCGAGCTGCCGCTGGAGATCCTCGGCACCTCCGGGAAGGAACGCTCCCGCAAGGCGCTGGAACTGCTCGACCTGGTCGGCCTCGCCGACAAGGCCAGGAGCTACCCCGCCCAGCTCTCCGGCGGCCAGAAGCAGCGCGTCGGCATCGCCCGCGCCCTGGCCGGCGACCCCAAGGTGCTGCTCTCCGACGAGGCCACCAGCGCCCTCGACCCGGAGACCACCCGCTCCATCCTCCAGCTGCTGCGCGACCTGAACCGGCAGCTCGGCCTCACCGTCCTGCTCATCACCCATGAGATGGACGTGGTCAAGTCGATCTGCGACTCCGCCGCCCTGATGGAGCGGGGCCGGATCGTGGAGTCCGGCACGGTCAGCGAGCTGCTGGCGACCCCCGGCTCCCAGCTGGCCGCCGCGCTGTTCCCGGTGAGCGGCGAGCGCACCGGCACGGAGCGCACCGTCGTCGACGTCACCTTCCACGGCGAGGCCGCGACCCAGCCGGTCATCTCCCAGCTGTCGCGCACCTACAACATCGACATCTCGATCCTCGGCGCCGCCATCGACACCGTCGGCGGCCTCCAGATCGGCCGGATGCGCATCGAACTGCCCGGCCGCTACGAGGACAACGTGGTGCCCATCGGCTTCCTGCGCGAGCAGGGGCTCCAGATCGACGTCGTGGGCCAGGAGGCCGCACTGGTGAAGGAAGGTGCCAAGTGA
- a CDS encoding HAD-IA family hydrolase, with protein MTIHAHALLFDNDGTLVSSYDSVVRCWTVWAKEYGVTAEQFGQVELHGRTAAEIVADLLPADLVPRAVARVEQLEVADVSGVRLLPGTREFLDSLPADRWAVVTSATRRLAEARLAAVGVTPKCLVSADDVTRGKPDPEPYLLAARQLGADPADCVVFEDAPAGLRAARAAGMRTVALATTHRAEELDADLVVDDLAALRALVTDGEVAVSVRD; from the coding sequence ATGACGATCCACGCCCACGCACTCCTGTTCGACAACGACGGCACCCTGGTCTCCTCCTACGACTCCGTCGTGCGCTGCTGGACGGTCTGGGCCAAGGAGTACGGGGTCACGGCCGAACAGTTCGGGCAGGTGGAGCTGCACGGCCGTACCGCGGCCGAGATCGTCGCCGACCTGCTGCCCGCGGACCTGGTGCCCCGGGCCGTCGCCCGGGTCGAGCAGCTGGAGGTGGCGGACGTCTCCGGCGTACGGCTGCTGCCCGGCACCCGGGAGTTCCTGGACTCCCTGCCCGCCGACCGCTGGGCCGTGGTCACCTCCGCCACCCGCCGGCTCGCCGAGGCCCGCCTGGCGGCCGTGGGTGTCACCCCGAAGTGCCTGGTCAGCGCCGACGACGTCACCCGGGGCAAGCCCGACCCCGAGCCCTATCTGCTGGCCGCCCGGCAGCTCGGCGCGGACCCGGCCGACTGCGTGGTCTTCGAGGACGCCCCCGCCGGACTGCGCGCGGCCCGCGCGGCTGGCATGCGCACCGTGGCGTTGGCCACAACCCACCGGGCCGAGGAGCTCGACGCCGACCTCGTCGTGGACGACCTCGCGGCCTTGCGCGCACTGGTCACCGACGGGGAAGTGGCGGTCTCCGTCCGCGACTGA
- a CDS encoding multicopper oxidase family protein → MDTPSRRTLLRVPIAAVGAGFLAACGSGSEPETRSGPHHPDTGPLGAGIEGNFVPAGPKGYVNPSDPEVLATERKRGAGRVRTYRFTAAETKLDLGGRSVRTWAYNDTVPGPLVRVTAGDVLDLTLANRLPTTTTLHSHGVRLRCDMDGVPDLTQRPIPAGLDYRYRFTVKHPGTYLLHSHVGMQPDRALYAPLVVDDPKETLAYDKEWVVVLDDWLDGVDGSTPDSVLEQLKPGGSMAGMGMGPEHPHASGSPSPRASGSAKAKPAPSRKAGGGPDRVLHDSHSRMLDGDGGSVDYPYYLANGRLPHHPQEFRCRPGDRIRVRFVNAGSETAFRVSLGGHAMTVTHTDGYPVRHKETDALLIGMSERYDVLVTAKDGCFPLVALAEGKKGGALAVLRTDKGKNLPAPDVRPDELDGECVPARRLVPADSVALPERHPDRQLRIKITGSMAKFDWGFDHKPYDVRQRHEIHAGERVRLTLINATDMWHPMHLHGHTFAMTGLDAVGARKDTALVLPHRKLVVEFDADNPGLWMVHCHNQYHSESGMMTVLGYKR, encoded by the coding sequence ATGGATACACCTTCGCGGCGAACCCTCCTCCGTGTCCCGATCGCAGCCGTCGGCGCGGGATTCCTGGCGGCCTGCGGCTCCGGTTCGGAGCCGGAGACCCGCTCCGGTCCGCACCACCCGGACACCGGTCCCCTCGGGGCGGGCATCGAGGGGAACTTCGTACCGGCGGGGCCCAAGGGGTACGTCAACCCGTCGGACCCGGAGGTGCTCGCCACCGAGCGGAAGCGCGGGGCGGGGCGGGTCCGCACCTACCGGTTCACCGCCGCGGAGACCAAGCTCGACCTGGGCGGGCGCTCGGTGCGCACCTGGGCGTACAACGACACGGTGCCGGGGCCGCTGGTCCGGGTGACCGCGGGCGACGTCCTCGATCTGACGCTCGCCAACCGGCTGCCGACCACCACCACCCTGCACTCCCACGGGGTGCGGCTGCGCTGCGACATGGACGGCGTCCCGGATCTGACGCAGCGGCCGATCCCGGCCGGCCTGGACTACCGCTACCGGTTCACCGTGAAGCACCCCGGCACGTATCTCCTGCACTCCCATGTCGGGATGCAGCCCGACCGCGCGCTGTACGCGCCGCTGGTCGTGGACGATCCCAAGGAGACGCTCGCCTACGACAAGGAGTGGGTCGTCGTCCTGGACGACTGGCTGGACGGCGTGGACGGCTCCACCCCCGACAGCGTGCTCGAACAGCTCAAGCCGGGCGGCTCCATGGCCGGCATGGGCATGGGCCCGGAGCACCCGCACGCGAGCGGGAGCCCCTCGCCGCGCGCGAGCGGGTCGGCCAAGGCGAAGCCGGCGCCGTCCAGGAAGGCCGGGGGCGGTCCGGACCGGGTGCTGCACGACTCCCACAGCCGCATGCTCGACGGCGACGGCGGCAGCGTCGACTATCCGTACTACCTCGCCAACGGGCGGCTGCCGCACCACCCCCAGGAGTTCCGCTGCCGGCCCGGCGACCGCATCCGGGTGCGCTTCGTCAACGCGGGTTCGGAGACCGCCTTCCGGGTCTCGCTCGGCGGCCACGCCATGACGGTCACGCACACCGACGGCTACCCCGTGCGGCACAAGGAGACCGACGCCCTGCTCATCGGGATGTCCGAGCGGTACGACGTGCTGGTGACCGCCAAGGACGGCTGCTTCCCGCTGGTCGCGCTGGCCGAGGGCAAGAAGGGCGGCGCGCTCGCCGTCCTGCGCACCGACAAGGGGAAGAACCTTCCCGCGCCGGATGTCCGCCCCGACGAACTGGACGGCGAGTGCGTGCCCGCGCGGCGGCTGGTGCCGGCCGACTCGGTGGCCCTGCCCGAGCGGCACCCGGACCGCCAGCTGCGCATCAAGATCACCGGCAGCATGGCGAAGTTCGACTGGGGCTTCGACCACAAGCCGTACGACGTCCGCCAGCGGCACGAGATCCATGCCGGGGAGCGGGTGCGGCTGACCCTCATCAACGCGACGGACATGTGGCACCCGATGCATCTGCACGGGCACACCTTCGCGATGACCGGGCTGGACGCGGTCGGCGCGCGCAAGGACACGGCGCTGGTGCTGCCGCATCGCAAGCTGGTGGTGGAGTTCGACGCGGACAACCCCGGGCTGTGGATGGTGCACTGCCACAACCAGTACCACTCGGAGAGCGGGATGATGACGGTGCTCGGCTACAAGCGCTGA
- the argH gene encoding argininosuccinate lyase, producing MSSKSGDVRLWGGRFADGPAEALAKLSASVHFDWRLAPYDIAGSRAHARVLHQAGLLTEDELTRMIAGLDRLEADVADGSFTGTIADEDVHTALERGLLERLGPDLGGKLRAGRSRNDQVATLFRMYLRDHARIIGGLIADLQDALIGLAEAHPDVAMPGRTHLQHAQPVLFAHHVLAHVQSLSRDAERLRQWDERTAVSPYGSGALAGSSLGLDPEAVAADLGFERGSAANSIDGTASRDFVAEFAFITAMIGVNLSRIAEEIIIWNTKEFSFVTLHDAFSTGSSIMPQKKNPDIAELARGKSGRLIGNLTGLLATLKALPLAYNRDLQEDKEPVFDSCDQLEILLPAFTGMMATLTVHRERMEELAPAGFSLATDIAEWLVRQGVPFRVAHEVAGECVKAAEAEGKELDELTDEQFAKISAHLTPEVRTVLDVPGALASRNGRGGTAPSAVAVQLAEVKTDVAQQHVWAAAKK from the coding sequence GTGAGCAGCAAAAGCGGTGACGTACGGCTCTGGGGCGGCCGTTTCGCCGACGGTCCCGCCGAGGCCCTGGCGAAGCTGTCCGCGTCCGTCCACTTCGACTGGCGGCTCGCGCCCTACGACATCGCCGGCTCGCGTGCCCACGCCCGCGTGCTGCACCAGGCCGGACTCCTCACCGAGGACGAGCTGACCCGCATGATCGCCGGGCTCGACCGGCTGGAGGCGGACGTCGCCGACGGCTCCTTCACCGGCACCATCGCCGACGAGGACGTGCACACGGCCCTGGAGCGCGGCCTGCTGGAGCGCCTCGGCCCGGACCTCGGCGGCAAACTCCGCGCCGGCCGGTCCCGCAACGACCAGGTGGCCACCCTCTTCCGGATGTACCTCAGGGACCACGCCCGGATCATCGGCGGCCTGATCGCCGACCTCCAGGACGCCCTGATCGGCCTGGCCGAGGCCCACCCGGACGTGGCGATGCCCGGCCGCACCCACCTCCAGCACGCCCAGCCGGTGCTCTTCGCCCACCATGTCCTCGCCCATGTGCAGTCCCTGTCCCGGGACGCGGAGCGGCTGCGCCAGTGGGACGAGCGCACGGCGGTGTCGCCGTACGGCTCGGGCGCCCTCGCCGGCTCCTCGCTCGGCCTGGACCCGGAGGCGGTGGCCGCGGACCTCGGGTTCGAGCGCGGCAGCGCCGCCAACTCCATCGACGGCACGGCCTCCCGGGACTTCGTCGCGGAGTTCGCCTTCATCACCGCGATGATCGGCGTGAACCTCTCCCGGATCGCCGAGGAGATCATCATCTGGAACACGAAGGAGTTCTCCTTCGTCACCCTCCACGACGCGTTCTCCACCGGCTCCTCGATCATGCCGCAGAAGAAGAACCCGGACATCGCGGAGCTGGCCCGGGGCAAGTCCGGCCGCCTGATCGGCAATCTGACCGGCCTGCTGGCCACGCTCAAGGCGCTGCCCCTCGCCTACAACCGCGACCTCCAGGAGGACAAGGAGCCGGTCTTCGACTCCTGCGACCAGCTGGAGATCCTGCTGCCCGCCTTCACCGGCATGATGGCCACCCTCACCGTGCACCGGGAGCGCATGGAGGAGCTGGCCCCGGCCGGCTTCTCCCTCGCCACCGACATCGCCGAGTGGCTGGTCCGCCAGGGCGTCCCCTTCCGGGTGGCCCACGAGGTCGCGGGGGAGTGCGTCAAGGCCGCCGAGGCCGAGGGCAAGGAACTGGACGAGCTGACGGACGAGCAGTTCGCCAAGATCTCCGCCCACCTCACCCCCGAGGTCCGCACCGTCCTCGACGTCCCCGGCGCCCTGGCCTCCCGTAACGGCCGCGGTGGCACGGCCCCGAGCGCGGTCGCCGTCCAACTGGCCGAGGTGAAGACGGACGTGGCCCAGCAGCACGTATGGGCGGCGGCCAAAAAGTAG
- a CDS encoding TetR/AcrR family transcriptional regulator — protein sequence MALDRDHVLRSAAALLTRKSTATMDEVAKAAGISRATLHRHFAGRDALVRALEALGIAECEAALERARPEEGSATEAVRRLVGEIQSAAGLLAFLYGESQLWEGDRQNNGWQRLDSRIGALFQRGQRAGEFRIDLTPVWLTEALYGLTASCAWATLDGRVAARDFSTMVAELLLGGALRREES from the coding sequence ATGGCCCTGGATCGAGACCATGTACTGCGCAGCGCCGCCGCCCTGCTGACCCGCAAGTCCACCGCGACCATGGACGAGGTCGCCAAGGCCGCCGGGATCAGCCGGGCGACCCTGCACCGGCACTTCGCCGGCCGCGACGCGCTCGTACGCGCGCTGGAGGCGCTCGGCATCGCCGAGTGCGAGGCGGCGCTGGAGCGGGCCCGCCCTGAGGAGGGGTCCGCGACCGAGGCCGTACGCCGGCTGGTCGGCGAGATCCAGTCGGCCGCGGGACTGCTCGCCTTCCTGTACGGCGAGAGCCAGCTGTGGGAGGGCGACCGGCAGAACAACGGCTGGCAGCGGCTCGACAGCCGGATCGGCGCCCTGTTCCAGCGCGGACAGCGGGCCGGCGAGTTCCGCATCGACCTGACCCCGGTCTGGCTCACCGAGGCGCTGTACGGCCTGACCGCCTCCTGCGCCTGGGCCACCCTGGACGGCCGCGTGGCCGCCCGCGACTTTTCGACCATGGTCGCCGAGCTGCTGCTCGGCGGCGCTCTACGGAGAGAGGAATCATGA
- a CDS encoding GNAT family N-acetyltransferase, whose translation MGMSVTISVATEEDAEDIFRLQYLCFQSEARLYGNYRIDPLVETLDAVRGEIGVDCVFVARLGDEVIGAVRGRITEDGSAAIARLCVHPRLQGHGIGARLLRAAEADLAGERGATLFRLRTGHRSEGNLRLYRRVGYEPVGRSKGTDGVDLIVLEKPAATYAATA comes from the coding sequence ATGGGCATGAGCGTGACCATCTCGGTGGCGACCGAAGAGGACGCGGAGGACATCTTCCGCCTCCAGTACCTGTGCTTCCAGAGCGAGGCGCGGCTGTACGGCAACTACCGCATCGACCCGCTCGTCGAGACCCTCGACGCCGTCCGCGGGGAGATCGGCGTCGACTGCGTCTTCGTCGCCCGGCTCGGCGACGAGGTGATCGGCGCCGTACGCGGCAGGATCACCGAGGACGGCTCCGCCGCCATCGCCCGCCTCTGCGTCCACCCCCGGCTCCAGGGCCACGGCATCGGCGCCCGCCTGCTGCGCGCCGCCGAGGCCGACCTGGCCGGGGAGCGCGGCGCCACCCTCTTCCGCCTCCGGACGGGCCACCGCAGCGAGGGCAACCTGCGCCTCTACCGCCGCGTCGGCTACGAGCCCGTGGGCAGGTCGAAGGGAACGGACGGCGTCGACCTGATCGTGCTGGAGAAGCCGGCGGCCACGTACGCGGCGACGGCGTGA
- a CDS encoding MFS transporter, protein MTSTVQPAKTARPTPRPGRWLALCVLVLAVLLVAVDATVLGLATPYISEDLHPSGTQLLWIGDVYSFVIAGLLVSMGSLGDRIGRKRILLCGATAFGAVSVLNAYATTPELMILARALLGVAGATLMPATLALIRNLFHDPRERSLAVGIWGATASAGTAVGPIVGGFLLEHFWWGSVFLINLPVMAVLVLVGIRTLPESRNPNPGPWDLASVLLSLVGMIGVVYAVKEAATHGFSWPTLAAGLLGAGALYGFVRRQLTMPAPLLDMRLFRHRGFSGAVLADLLTVLGMSGLVFFLSQYLQLVQDRRPFEAGLAELPAAVGAVVAGLLAGRAARRFSVRSVVSAGLAAVGLSLAVLTCLGQSTGYPVLGAALLVVGAGAGLSFTVTADVILSSVPKEQAGAASAVSETAYELGAALGIALLGSIVTAVYSGFRGPAGTPPGAHESLGAAVEASAQLPPSTAEPLLDAARDAFVHGLHLAAGAGAAVLLGTAAAAWFLLKGQNLENPENPENPENAE, encoded by the coding sequence ATGACCAGCACAGTGCAGCCGGCCAAGACGGCGCGGCCCACGCCGCGCCCGGGCCGCTGGCTCGCGCTCTGCGTCCTGGTCCTGGCCGTGCTGCTGGTGGCCGTCGACGCCACCGTGCTCGGCCTGGCGACCCCCTACATCAGCGAGGACCTGCACCCCTCCGGCACCCAGCTGCTGTGGATCGGTGACGTCTACTCCTTCGTCATCGCCGGTCTGCTGGTCTCCATGGGCAGCCTCGGCGACCGCATCGGGCGCAAGCGCATCCTGCTCTGCGGCGCCACCGCGTTCGGCGCGGTATCCGTGCTCAACGCCTATGCCACGACACCGGAGTTGATGATCCTCGCCCGGGCGCTGCTCGGTGTCGCGGGCGCGACCCTGATGCCGGCCACCCTCGCCCTGATCCGCAACCTCTTCCACGACCCGCGCGAGCGCAGCCTCGCCGTCGGCATCTGGGGCGCGACGGCCTCGGCCGGTACGGCGGTCGGCCCCATCGTCGGCGGCTTCCTGCTGGAGCACTTCTGGTGGGGCTCGGTCTTCCTGATCAACCTGCCCGTGATGGCGGTCCTCGTCCTGGTCGGCATCCGCACCCTGCCCGAGTCCCGCAACCCGAACCCGGGCCCCTGGGACCTGGCCAGCGTGCTGCTCTCCCTCGTCGGCATGATCGGCGTGGTCTACGCCGTCAAGGAGGCGGCCACCCACGGCTTCTCCTGGCCGACGCTCGCCGCGGGTCTGCTGGGCGCGGGCGCGCTGTACGGCTTCGTGCGCCGCCAGCTGACCATGCCGGCCCCGCTGCTGGACATGCGGCTGTTCCGGCACCGCGGCTTCAGCGGTGCGGTGCTCGCCGACCTGCTGACCGTGCTCGGCATGTCCGGCCTGGTCTTCTTCCTCTCCCAGTACCTCCAACTCGTGCAGGACCGGCGCCCGTTCGAGGCGGGCCTCGCCGAACTGCCCGCCGCCGTGGGCGCGGTGGTGGCCGGACTGCTCGCGGGCCGCGCCGCCCGGCGTTTCTCGGTCCGCTCGGTGGTCTCGGCCGGCCTCGCCGCGGTCGGCCTGTCCCTGGCCGTGCTGACCTGCCTCGGCCAGTCCACGGGCTACCCGGTGCTCGGCGCCGCCCTGCTGGTGGTGGGCGCCGGCGCGGGCCTGTCGTTCACGGTCACCGCCGACGTCATCCTCTCCAGCGTCCCCAAGGAGCAGGCGGGCGCCGCCTCCGCGGTCTCCGAGACGGCCTACGAACTGGGCGCCGCCCTCGGCATCGCCCTGCTCGGCTCCATCGTGACCGCCGTCTACAGCGGCTTTAGGGGCCCGGCCGGCACCCCGCCGGGCGCCCATGAATCGCTGGGCGCGGCCGTGGAGGCGTCGGCCCAGCTGCCGCCGAGCACGGCCGAGCCCCTCCTGGACGCGGCCCGTGACGCCTTCGTGCACGGCCTCCACCTGGCCGCGGGCGCGGGCGCGGCGGTCCTGCTGGGCACGGCGGCCGCGGCGTGGTTCCTGCTGAAGGGGCAGAACCTAGAAAACCCAGAAAACCCAGAAAACCCGGAGAACGCCGAGTGA
- a CDS encoding aldo/keto reductase: MPFARLATATTPTCHIGLGLAAVGRPGYINLGRDGDLGADRSVDALRTRTHELLDAAYAQGVRYVDVARSYGRSEEFLAEWLTKNPGIDDVVVGSKWGYTYTADWSTDAERHEVKDHTLATYERQRAESDALLGDRLDLYQIHSLTPDSPALTDKELHARLAQAAAGGLTIGFSTSGPRQADTVRAALAVTVDGEPLFRTVQSTYNILEHSAAPALAEAHDAGLTVIVKEGMANGRLAGPNAPEALRSIAAEEGLGCDAVAVAWILSRPWVGVVLSGAATVAQLASNLHAPAVDLDADRMTRLATLTEEPRAYWERRGQLPWH; this comes from the coding sequence ATGCCCTTCGCCCGTCTCGCCACCGCGACCACGCCGACCTGTCACATCGGCCTCGGTCTCGCCGCCGTCGGCCGCCCCGGCTACATCAACCTCGGCCGGGACGGCGACCTCGGCGCGGACCGCAGCGTCGACGCCCTGCGCACCCGTACCCATGAACTCCTCGACGCGGCCTACGCGCAGGGCGTCCGCTATGTCGACGTCGCCCGCTCCTACGGCCGTTCGGAGGAGTTCCTCGCCGAGTGGCTGACGAAGAACCCCGGCATCGACGACGTCGTCGTCGGCAGCAAGTGGGGCTACACCTACACCGCCGACTGGTCCACCGACGCCGAGCGGCACGAGGTCAAGGACCACACCCTGGCGACGTACGAGCGGCAGCGCGCCGAGTCCGACGCCCTGCTCGGCGACCGGCTCGACCTCTACCAGATCCACTCGCTCACCCCGGACAGCCCCGCCCTCACCGACAAGGAACTCCACGCGAGGCTCGCCCAGGCCGCCGCCGGGGGACTGACCATCGGGTTCTCCACCAGCGGCCCCCGGCAGGCGGACACCGTCCGCGCCGCCCTCGCGGTGACGGTCGACGGCGAGCCCCTCTTCCGTACCGTGCAGTCGACGTACAACATCCTGGAGCACTCGGCCGCCCCCGCCCTCGCCGAGGCCCATGACGCCGGGCTGACCGTGATCGTCAAGGAGGGCATGGCCAACGGCCGCCTCGCCGGCCCGAACGCCCCCGAGGCGCTGAGGTCGATCGCGGCCGAGGAGGGGCTCGGCTGCGACGCCGTCGCCGTCGCCTGGATCCTGAGCCGGCCCTGGGTGGGCGTCGTCCTCTCCGGCGCCGCGACCGTCGCCCAGCTCGCCTCCAATCTGCACGCCCCCGCCGTCGACCTGGACGCGGACCGGATGACGCGTCTCGCCACGCTCACCGAGGAGCCGCGCGCGTACTGGGAGCGGCGCGGCCAGCTGCCCTGGCACTGA